CGAAAAACGCTGGCACATTCCTTCTGTTTTCAAACTCCTTTCTGAAGTTGGACAAATCGACTATCAGGAGATGTATAATATTTTTAACATGGGCATTGGTATGGTCATTGCGGTGGATCAAGAAACAGCTGCACCGTTAATCGAGCATTTCCGGCAATGCGGCGAGACAGCCTATGAAATCGGTGTTGTTTCGGAGGAAGAAGGAATTCGAATCACTGGACGGGGTGGCCGCCGATGAAGAATATCGCTGTATTTGCATCAGGCAGCGGAAGTAATTTTCAAGCGATCGTTGATGCTATCAATGCTGGCGGACTTTCTGCAACTATTTCTGTTCTCATTTGTGATCAACCTGGTGCATATGTCATGGAACGGGCAAGGGCAGCAAGAATCCCCACTTTTGTGTTTAATCCAAAAGATTATCTCAGTAAAGCTGATTATGAAGAAGAAATTTCGATGCTGCTGAAGAAGAAACAGGTGGACTTGATCGTTCTTGCCGGTTATATGCGGCTAATTGGGCCTACACTGCTAAAAGCGTATGAGGGGCGTATTGTAAACATCCATCCATCCCTTCTGCCGAATTTTCCTGGTAAAGATGCAATTGGTCAGGCATTGGCAGCAAAGGCGAAATGGAGCGGAGTAACGGTCCATTATGTGGACGAAGGGATGGACACAGGGCCGATCATCATACAAGAGCGGGTCAGGCTTGCGGAGAATGAGACAAGGGAAAGTTTACAGAAGAAGATTCAAGCAATTGAACACAAACTATATCCGGCAATCATACAAATGCTGTTGACAGTAGGAGTTGTTAAACATGACGAAAAAACGCGCGCTAATTAGTGTATCAGATAAAAGCGGAGTAAGTGAATTCGCGAAAGAGCTGATCAGCCTTGGCTTTGAAATTATCTCAACTGGCGGAACGAAAAAAATGCTGCAAGAGGCAGGCCTACCTGTTCTTAGTGTTAGTGATGTAACGGGTTTTCCAGAGATTTTGGAGGGGCGTGTTAAAACGCTGAACCCTTTCATCCATGGCGGCCTCTTGGCTAAACATGATGATGAGGGCCATCAAAAGCAGCTTGAAGAGCATGGCATTGAGCCTATTCAGCTAGTCTGTGTGAATTTATATCCATTCCAGCAAACCATTGAAAAGCCGGATGTCACAGTGGCTAATGCGATTGAGAATATTGATATTGGCGGGCCGACTATGTTAAGGGCTTCAGCTAAAAACCATCAATATCTCACAGTTGTAGTGGATCCTGTTGACTATGACACGGTTTTGACAGAGTTAAAAGCAACTGGTGAAACGACTCTAGAAACAAGAAGGAAGCTTGCAGCGAAAGTGTTCCGGCATACGGCAGCATACGATGCATTAATTTCTGAATACATGACAAATCTGGCTGGGGAAGAAACGCCGGAAAAATTAACAGTCACTTATGAATTGAAGCAGCCGCTTCGTTACGGGGAAAACCCGCACCAAAAGGCCGCTTTTTATAAAAAACCTCTTGGTTCTAAATTCTCGATTGCTTACGCTAATCAGCTTCATGGTAAGGAACTTTCGTACAACAATATTAACGATGCTGATGCAGCATTGCAGATTGTAAAAGAGTTCGATCAGCCTGCAGCTGTCGCAGTAAAACACATGAATCCGTGCGGTGTCGGTACTGGAAGTAATGTATTTGAAGCGTTTGAAAAAGCCTTTGCTGCTGATCCAGTTTCGATTTTTGGCGGCATTATTGCATTCAATCGTGAAGTGGATGCAAAAACGGCAGAGAAACTTCATGAAATTTTCCTTGAAATTATTATTGCTCCATCCTTCTCCGAAGAAGCTGTTGCGATTTTAACAGAAAAGAAAAAGAATTTGCGTCTATTAACGATTTCATTTGAAAAAGAAAATAAAGTAGAAGTAAAAATGACCACAGTTGAAGGCGGCCTTCTTGTTCAAGATCAGGATGCGTTTTCATTAGACAATGCCACGATTACGATTCCAACAAAAAGACAGCCGACACCTGAAGAGTGGGACGCACTAAAACTCGGCTGGAAGGTTGTTAAACATGTGAAATCAAATGCGATTGTCGTTTCAAATAAAGATATGACACTTGGGATTGGTGCCGGTCAGATGAATCGTGTGGGGTCAGCGAAAATTGCTCTTAACCAGGCAGGAAAACAAGCGGAAGGCGCAGCCCTTGCTTCAGATGCCTATTTCCCAATGGATGATACCGTTGAAGCGGCAGCAAAAGCGGGAATTACGGCTATAATTCAGCCAGGCGGCTCAGTTAGGGATGCTGATTCTATTAAAAAAGCAGATGAATACGGAATTGCCATGGTGTTTACTGGAGTCAGACATTTTAAACACTAATCGGAGGTGCGGATCGTGAAAGTATTAATTATTGGCCGCGGCGGAAGAGAACATGCGCTGTGCCTGAAAGTCAGCGAAAGCCCGCTTGTTGAAAAAGTGTTTGCTGCCCCAGGCAACGATGGCATGGAAGATGTTGCGGAACTTACTCGTATTGAAGAATCAGAGCATGAGCGTCTGATTGAGTTTGCAAAACGTGAGGAAATCGGACTCACCATTATCGGGCCTGAGGTACCGCTTCTGGAAGGCTTAGCTGACAAATTTCGAATGGCTGGCTTAAAAGTCTTTGGCCCAAACCAGGCAGCTGCTGAAATCGAAGGAAGTAAGTCATTTGCCAAAGAATTAATGAAAAAATATCAAATACCAACAGCTGATTACGCTGTGTTTACTTCATTTGAAGAAGCTCGCGACTACGTGAAAGAAAAGGGAGCGCCTATCGTTATTAAAGCGGATGGTCTTGCTGCAGGAAAAGGTGTTACCGTGGCAATGACTGAACAGGAAGCTCTTGAAAGCCTTGAGGGGATGCTAGTAGGAAAAAGATTCGGTGATGCATCTTCCCGAGTAGTCATCGAGGAGTTTTTGAGCGGCGAAGAATTTTCACTTATGGCGTTTGTCAATGGCTCTGTTGTAGTGCCTCTTGAGATTGCCCAAGATCATAAGCGGGCATTTGATGGAGACAAAGGGCCTAATACTGGAGGAATGGGTGCATATTCTCCTGTTCCGCATATTGGTGCAGACACAGTACAAACCGCTGTAGAAACGGTCCTGATTCCGGCGGCAAATGCCATGATCCAGGAAGGACGCAGCTTCTGCGGAATATTATACGCTGGGTTGATTAAAACAGCCGGAGGCCCGAAAGTCATTGAATTTAATGCTCGCTTTGGCGACCCTGAAACCCAGGTGATTTTACCAAGATTAGACTCTGATTTGGTTCAAGTTATCTTAGATCTATTGGATGGGGAAACCCCTGACCTAAAATGGGATGAACAGGCAATGCTTGGAGTAGTTGTGGCTGCTAATGGCTATCCTGAAAGCTATCAAAAGGGAGCTGTGCTGCATGGGCTTAAGGAAATGGGCGACGGCGCATTTGTTTTTCATGCAGGAACGGTAAAAAATACCGCCGGCGAATTTCAAACAGCCGGCGGCAGGGTGCTTCTTGTCGGGGCAAAAGCTGACCATTTACAAGAGGCCCAAGAGAAAGTCTATAAAGAATTGAACAAATTAACTTGTGAAGATGTATTTTACAGGAAAGATATCGGTTCAAAAGCTATCGAGCAGGTCCTTTAGGCCGGCGGGCAAAAGCATAAAATGTTGCGATTACACTGCCAATTAACAAAGTGATAACAAATGTTACATCTGTAAAGTCTTCCCAAAATGCATACATGGATCTCAACTTCCTTTCACAGGGCTGGCTAATTATTGCTGGCCCTGTATTAATGTTGTTTTGGGAGCATTATTCTTTCTATCCTCAGGTCGGATTTAATGGTGTATGATACTCATCGGTTAAATTCGTCAATCCTTCCAAACCATCCATAGAGTCAGCAGTATTGCCTTCTTCCTTCACCATATACTGGCACTTTTCAAATAGAGCCGTCATGGGACAATAGCGAACAATTCCTTCTGCCACTTTCATGGCTGCACAAATGGCAACAAAGAAATAGGAGTCCCTCCATGGCTGTTTGACCAGCTTTGCGGTGCACCAGGAGAGAATCGCTAAGCCAGCAGTAATACGGATTAAGGCATTTAGAATCCCGATATTCGGTTTGATATTCATCTTGCTCACTCCTTCACAACGTTTTTACAATATTTTTCAGTTCTTTACTGCTTTAAACAGAAAAATATGATAGTATAGTATCAAGTGAATTTTGTAAGGGTTTTCTTTGTTGCTGAAATCAGCTTTTTATTAAATAGATAAGTTTAACTTAGGGAGGGATAACGTATGCTGGAACAACGCTACCGTTGGAAAAACAGACACTTACGCATGCACGTATCCGTTTTGGATGGGAACACATCTCCCACAATATTATTGAAAAACGCATTATATTTAAACCAGACATTTCGAAAGTGGATGAGGGCGAACATTTGGATTTATCAAGATCGGATTGTTTATGTGGGTGAAAAACTTCCAGCAAAAGTAGAAAACTGTGAAGTCCTTGACTGCACCGACCAAATTCTTGTTCCCGGATACATTGAACCGCATGCTCATCCATTTCAGTTATATAATCCCCATTCACTGGCGTCCTATGCATCACAGTTCGGTACGACCATGTTAGTTAATGATAATATGGCGCTTGTATTAAATTTGAAAAAAAGGGAAGCGTTTTCATTAGTGAGAGATCTTGGTTCACTGCCAACATCGATGTTTTGGTGGTGCCGTTTTGATTCGCAAACGGAAATTTTGAATGAGGTTGAAATATTTTCACACTGTAATATTAAATCATGGCTTGAGTATGATGCTGTTCTTCAGGGCGGGGAATTAACCGGCTGGCCTAAATTGCTGGATGGCGACGATATGATGCTTCATTGGATTCAAGAGGCAAAACGGATGCGTAAACAGATCGAGGGACATTTCCCAGGTGCCTCAGAAAAGACATTAGCTAAGATGATGCTGCTTGGTGCTGATTGTGATCATGAAGCTATGACAGGTGAAGAAGTGTATGATCGGTTAATGCAAGGATATACCGTGTCTTTAAGACATTCCTCCATTCGCCCTGACCTGCCACAGCTTTTGGATGATATGAATCGATTGGGCATTGATGCTTATGACCGCCTTTTCATGAATACGGACGGTGCTTCGTCTACTTTCTATGAGGAAGGGATTACAGACAGATTAATTCGTATTGCCATTGAAAAAGGCGTACCCGTTATTGATGCCTACAATATGGCAACCGTGAATATTGCAAGATACTACAATATTGCCCACTTACATGGTAATATTGCTACTGGCCGGGTAGCGAATATTAACTTTTTATCAAGCATTGAGAATCCTACTCCTGTCTCCGTTTTAGCGAAAGGTAAATGGGTAAAACGTGACGGTGTAAAAGTGGAAGATGCTTATCCTACGGTGAATTGGGACGAATACGGGTTAAAACCGATGGAGTTTGATTGGGATTTATCCATCGATGATTTACAATTTTCCATGCCTTTCGGAATTAAGATGGAGAATTCTGTCATTACAAAGCCATATTCGATTTCCATTGATGTATCCGTGGACGAACTTTCAACCAATCATGACGAATGTTTCTTTACACTAATTGACCGTAAAGGGAAATGGCGAATTAACACCATATTAAAGGGTTTTGCCACCAATTTATCCGCATTGGCAAGTTCTTTTTCCAACACAGGAGATATTATTCTTATAGGGAAAAACAAGCAGGATATTATAAAGGCTTTTAAAAGAATG
Above is a genomic segment from Neobacillus endophyticus containing:
- the purH gene encoding bifunctional phosphoribosylaminoimidazolecarboxamide formyltransferase/IMP cyclohydrolase, with the translated sequence MTKKRALISVSDKSGVSEFAKELISLGFEIISTGGTKKMLQEAGLPVLSVSDVTGFPEILEGRVKTLNPFIHGGLLAKHDDEGHQKQLEEHGIEPIQLVCVNLYPFQQTIEKPDVTVANAIENIDIGGPTMLRASAKNHQYLTVVVDPVDYDTVLTELKATGETTLETRRKLAAKVFRHTAAYDALISEYMTNLAGEETPEKLTVTYELKQPLRYGENPHQKAAFYKKPLGSKFSIAYANQLHGKELSYNNINDADAALQIVKEFDQPAAVAVKHMNPCGVGTGSNVFEAFEKAFAADPVSIFGGIIAFNREVDAKTAEKLHEIFLEIIIAPSFSEEAVAILTEKKKNLRLLTISFEKENKVEVKMTTVEGGLLVQDQDAFSLDNATITIPTKRQPTPEEWDALKLGWKVVKHVKSNAIVVSNKDMTLGIGAGQMNRVGSAKIALNQAGKQAEGAALASDAYFPMDDTVEAAAKAGITAIIQPGGSVRDADSIKKADEYGIAMVFTGVRHFKH
- a CDS encoding YgaP family membrane protein yields the protein MNIKPNIGILNALIRITAGLAILSWCTAKLVKQPWRDSYFFVAICAAMKVAEGIVRYCPMTALFEKCQYMVKEEGNTADSMDGLEGLTNLTDEYHTPLNPT
- a CDS encoding adenine deaminase C-terminal domain-containing protein, which translates into the protein MLEQRYRWKNRHLRMHVSVLDGNTSPTILLKNALYLNQTFRKWMRANIWIYQDRIVYVGEKLPAKVENCEVLDCTDQILVPGYIEPHAHPFQLYNPHSLASYASQFGTTMLVNDNMALVLNLKKREAFSLVRDLGSLPTSMFWWCRFDSQTEILNEVEIFSHCNIKSWLEYDAVLQGGELTGWPKLLDGDDMMLHWIQEAKRMRKQIEGHFPGASEKTLAKMMLLGADCDHEAMTGEEVYDRLMQGYTVSLRHSSIRPDLPQLLDDMNRLGIDAYDRLFMNTDGASSTFYEEGITDRLIRIAIEKGVPVIDAYNMATVNIARYYNIAHLHGNIATGRVANINFLSSIENPTPVSVLAKGKWVKRDGVKVEDAYPTVNWDEYGLKPMEFDWDLSIDDLQFSMPFGIKMENSVITKPYSISIDVSVDELSTNHDECFFTLIDRKGKWRINTILKGFATNLSALASSFSNTGDIILIGKNKQDIIKAFKRMKELGGGIVLMENGEVVSELPLPLNGIMSDLPIEELMLQEKVIFDELKKRGYSFSDPIYSLLFFSSTHLPYIRITQQGMFDVMNKTVLFPSIMR
- the purN gene encoding phosphoribosylglycinamide formyltransferase; this translates as MKNIAVFASGSGSNFQAIVDAINAGGLSATISVLICDQPGAYVMERARAARIPTFVFNPKDYLSKADYEEEISMLLKKKQVDLIVLAGYMRLIGPTLLKAYEGRIVNIHPSLLPNFPGKDAIGQALAAKAKWSGVTVHYVDEGMDTGPIIIQERVRLAENETRESLQKKIQAIEHKLYPAIIQMLLTVGVVKHDEKTRAN
- a CDS encoding EYxxD motif small membrane protein translates to MYAFWEDFTDVTFVITLLIGSVIATFYAFARRPKGPAR
- the purD gene encoding phosphoribosylamine--glycine ligase, with translation MKVLIIGRGGREHALCLKVSESPLVEKVFAAPGNDGMEDVAELTRIEESEHERLIEFAKREEIGLTIIGPEVPLLEGLADKFRMAGLKVFGPNQAAAEIEGSKSFAKELMKKYQIPTADYAVFTSFEEARDYVKEKGAPIVIKADGLAAGKGVTVAMTEQEALESLEGMLVGKRFGDASSRVVIEEFLSGEEFSLMAFVNGSVVVPLEIAQDHKRAFDGDKGPNTGGMGAYSPVPHIGADTVQTAVETVLIPAANAMIQEGRSFCGILYAGLIKTAGGPKVIEFNARFGDPETQVILPRLDSDLVQVILDLLDGETPDLKWDEQAMLGVVVAANGYPESYQKGAVLHGLKEMGDGAFVFHAGTVKNTAGEFQTAGGRVLLVGAKADHLQEAQEKVYKELNKLTCEDVFYRKDIGSKAIEQVL